A stretch of Shewanella dokdonensis DNA encodes these proteins:
- a CDS encoding SIMPL domain-containing protein, giving the protein MNKQSVLAAALLGAFICGGLYLLGNGLGNSLVAMKAMDRVVTVKGLAEQEVKADVAIWPVAFNDVDNDLNNLYSSVQKKTDRVMKFLLEQGFTAEEISVSQPSIEDRQAQGYADPNVKFRYNAKVTLSVYTQQIDKVLQSRKKLLELAKDGIAVAQNYDSRTEFIYTDLNSIKPQMVQQATENAREVAEKFARDSQSSLGKIKNASQGTFSISDRDSNTPYIKRVRVVSTLTYYLKD; this is encoded by the coding sequence ATGAACAAACAATCAGTATTAGCGGCAGCGCTGTTAGGCGCATTTATCTGTGGCGGCCTTTATCTGCTGGGCAATGGTTTAGGCAACAGCTTGGTTGCCATGAAAGCGATGGATCGAGTGGTCACAGTGAAAGGATTAGCGGAGCAGGAGGTGAAAGCCGATGTGGCAATCTGGCCTGTTGCCTTTAATGATGTCGACAACGACCTGAATAATCTCTACAGCTCAGTGCAGAAAAAGACCGATAGAGTGATGAAATTTTTGCTGGAGCAAGGTTTTACTGCTGAAGAGATCAGCGTGTCGCAACCGTCCATCGAAGACCGACAAGCGCAAGGATATGCCGATCCTAATGTTAAATTTCGCTATAACGCCAAAGTGACGCTGTCGGTTTATACCCAGCAGATAGATAAGGTATTGCAAAGCCGCAAGAAATTACTGGAACTGGCGAAAGACGGCATTGCCGTAGCACAGAATTACGATAGTCGTACTGAGTTCATCTATACCGACTTAAACAGCATCAAGCCACAAATGGTACAGCAGGCCACAGAAAACGCTCGGGAAGTGGCGGAGAAATTTGCCCGCGATTCGCAATCCTCACTTGGCAAAATCAAGAATGCCAGCCAGGGGACTTTTTCTATCAGCGATCGCGATAGCAACACGCCTTATATCAAGCGTGTTAGAGTGGTTTCTACCCTCACCTATTACCTGAAAGACTAA